In Amycolatopsis methanolica 239, a single genomic region encodes these proteins:
- a CDS encoding GntP family permease: protein MIDWLQHSTGGLLTLAAVSIAVLLVMIIRFKTEPFIALIIVGLLTALAAGLPVGTIVGTAQKTSDSLLEKGFGGILGHIAAIIGLGTLLGAILEKSGGARVLTGALLRAFGEKRAPLAMGLAGLIFGVPVFFDIGIFVLAPLVYVAARQGGRSLLLYCLPLLAGLSMTHAFIPPHPGPVAAAGLLHVDLGWIILMGAVCGLPAWFLAGVVFPSWIGKRMNIEVPTEMIVDDDGEDESGPSLGLVSAIIAVPLVLILAGTFGSIWLPKNSAAAGVAAFVGTPAVALTIAVLLASWLLGTRRGMTGKELSALSAAALRPVAMLLLVVGAGAFFGAVLSATGIGKAVADSLQAGGLPVIAAAYVISCGLRLAQGSATVAIVTTGGIIAPSLADAGYSQAQLALIVVAIAAGSIIASHVNDGGFWIVSRYFGLTVGETLKTWTVLETILSVSGFAMSAILMAIV, encoded by the coding sequence TTGATCGACTGGCTGCAGCACTCCACCGGGGGGCTGCTCACGCTCGCGGCGGTGTCGATCGCCGTCCTGCTGGTCATGATCATCCGGTTCAAGACCGAACCGTTCATCGCCCTGATCATCGTCGGGCTGCTCACCGCGCTGGCGGCCGGGCTGCCGGTCGGCACGATCGTCGGCACCGCGCAGAAGACGTCGGACTCGTTGCTGGAAAAGGGTTTCGGCGGGATCCTCGGCCACATCGCCGCGATCATCGGGCTCGGCACGCTGCTCGGCGCGATCCTGGAGAAGTCCGGCGGGGCGCGGGTGCTCACCGGCGCGCTGCTGCGGGCCTTCGGCGAGAAGCGCGCGCCGCTGGCGATGGGCCTGGCCGGCCTGATCTTCGGGGTCCCGGTGTTCTTCGACATCGGTATCTTCGTGCTGGCGCCGCTGGTGTACGTCGCCGCACGCCAGGGCGGCCGGTCGCTGCTGCTGTACTGCCTGCCGCTGCTGGCCGGGCTGTCCATGACGCACGCGTTCATCCCGCCGCACCCGGGCCCGGTGGCCGCGGCCGGGCTGCTGCACGTCGACCTCGGCTGGATCATCCTGATGGGCGCGGTGTGCGGCCTGCCCGCGTGGTTCCTCGCCGGCGTGGTGTTCCCGTCGTGGATCGGCAAGCGGATGAACATCGAGGTGCCCACCGAGATGATCGTCGACGACGACGGCGAGGACGAATCCGGGCCGTCACTGGGGCTGGTGTCGGCCATCATCGCGGTGCCGCTGGTGCTGATCCTGGCCGGCACGTTCGGCAGCATCTGGCTGCCGAAGAACTCCGCGGCCGCGGGGGTGGCGGCGTTCGTCGGCACGCCGGCGGTGGCGCTCACGATCGCCGTGCTGCTCGCGTCCTGGCTGCTGGGCACGCGCCGCGGGATGACCGGCAAGGAGCTGTCCGCGCTGTCGGCCGCCGCGCTGCGCCCGGTGGCGATGCTGCTGCTGGTGGTGGGCGCGGGCGCGTTCTTCGGCGCGGTGCTGTCGGCGACCGGGATCGGCAAGGCGGTGGCCGACTCGCTGCAGGCCGGTGGCCTGCCGGTGATCGCGGCCGCCTACGTGATCAGCTGCGGGCTGCGGCTCGCGCAGGGTTCGGCGACGGTCGCGATCGTGACCACCGGCGGCATCATCGCGCCGAGCCTGGCCGATGCCGGGTACTCGCAGGCGCAGCTGGCGCTGATCGTGGTCGCGATCGCCGCCGGGTCGATCATCGCCTCGCACGTCAACGACGGCGGGTTCTGGATCGTGTCGCGGTACTTCGGGCTGACCGTCGGGGAAACGCTCAAGACCTGGACCGTCCTGGAGACCATCCTGTCCGTGTCGGGGTTCGCGATGTCCGCGATCCTGATGGCGATCGTGTAG
- a CDS encoding lactonase family protein yields the protein MPDLRRRTVLGATGLLAVPAPVPSSPPRLAFVGGYAAGLDIALAGHAGLRRGFTVPGVPAASWLALSADRKLLYATNETEEGTVTAVDVRDPLKPAVLGSRSTLGAGPTHLSVAGRHLLTANYTSGSLVVHPIRRDGALDETTDLVRHTGAQPHAHQVLPDPSGRWVLAVDLGTDSVYVYRLDAGKLVAHQQVTLPGASAPTCWTRRSPQWSSSARCSTRCSTSPRPR from the coding sequence GTGCCGGACCTCCGCCGCCGCACGGTTCTCGGCGCCACCGGCCTGCTGGCGGTTCCGGCGCCTGTCCCCTCGTCGCCGCCGCGCCTGGCGTTCGTGGGCGGTTACGCCGCCGGCCTGGACATAGCGCTGGCCGGCCATGCGGGCCTGCGGCGCGGGTTCACCGTGCCGGGTGTGCCCGCCGCGTCGTGGTTGGCGTTGTCGGCCGACCGGAAGTTGCTGTACGCGACCAACGAGACCGAGGAGGGCACGGTCACCGCGGTCGACGTGCGGGATCCGCTGAAGCCGGCGGTGCTCGGCAGCCGTTCGACGCTGGGGGCCGGTCCGACGCACCTGTCGGTGGCCGGGCGGCACCTGCTGACGGCGAACTACACGTCGGGATCGCTGGTGGTGCACCCGATCCGGCGCGACGGCGCGCTCGACGAGACCACGGACCTGGTGCGGCACACGGGCGCGCAACCGCACGCGCACCAGGTCCTGCCCGATCCGTCCGGCCGGTGGGTGCTGGCCGTGGACCTGGGCACGGACTCGGTGTACGTCTACCGGCTGGACGCGGGGAAACTGGTCGCCCACCAGCAGGTCACGCTGCCTGGGGCGTCAGCACCGACCTGCTGGACGCGTCGGAGTCCACAGTGGAGCTCTTCCGCGCGGTGTTCGACGAGGTGCTCGACATCTCCCCGTCCGAGGTGA